TTGGAAAAGTATCTCCCCAACCTAGACCTGTAGTTATGTGACCTGGCTTATCTACATATGATTCATATGTATTTATCCATAAAGAATGCGCATTTAAATAACACGAGAATAATATTGATGTTAAAGCAAGTTTTTTTAATCTAATCATTTTAATCCTTTTTATTTTAAATTTAACATATTTGATAATTATTATCAATAATAAAAAGATTTTATAAGGATTTATAATGATTATGTAAGTATTTTAAATAACAACTATTTAAAAGTTGTTATTTATTTCTATGGTACAAGTTGTACCTGCTCTTAAGGTATATCCTTTTGGTATTTCATCTATAGCTATTCTTACAGGTATTCTTTGTGCTAGTCTAACCCATGTAAATGATGGATTTACATTTGCTAATAATCCTTTCCCAATCTTATTATCCCTATCTGTAATCCCTGTTGCTATACTTTGAACATGTCCTTTTATTGTAAGGTCAGTTCCAAGTGGATTCATGATTGCTTTATCACCTATTTTTATTTTTGTAAGTTTATGTTCTTCAAAATAACCATAAACCCAAAAGCTATTTTCATTTAACATAGAGATATGACTTTGACCTTTTTGAATAAAATCACCTTTTTTCAGAAGTAAGTTATTTATCCAACCACTTGTAGGTGCATAGACGGTAGCTCTTTGCAAATCAAGTTTTGTAATGTCTAGTTTTGAAAGTGCTTCATTTAGCTCCTCTTTTGCCATAAGTAAATTATATTTTGCATCATCTTTTACATCTTTTGGAATAATACTATCATCACCTTTTATTCTTTTATCATATTCTGCTTTTTTCATAAGATAGTTTGCTTTTTTTATTTGAACAATTGATTGTGCTCTTTGTAAATTTGCTTCAAATCTTTTTTTATCTATTTCAAATAGTTTGTCATCTTTTTTTACATATTGATTATCTTTTACATATACTTTTGAAATCATTCCTGATACATCAGGTGCTATTAGTGTAATATCTGCTCTTACTCTTCCATCTCTTGTCCATGGAGAGTCAACATAGTTCTGCCACAACTTCATTCCTAAAACAATTGCTATAGTAACTACGCTAAATGTTATAATATATCTTAAAAGTTGTACAATTTTATTTTTTTGCATATAAATCCTTATTTATAAATTAGTAATGAAAAACTTGTGAATACACATACGAAAAGTGCTGTTCTAAATAATCCTGGATGCCAGACAAACTCATAAACTCCTAAGTCGGCTAAAACCTTATTTAGTAATACTTGGATTAATCCTGCACATAAAAATATTACTATTAGTGCTGGAATTTGTATACCTAAAAACGACACGATTAAATTC
This portion of the Arcobacter nitrofigilis DSM 7299 genome encodes:
- a CDS encoding DUF1656 domain-containing protein, with product MNLIVSFLGIQIPALIVIFLCAGLIQVLLNKVLADLGVYEFVWHPGLFRTALFVCVFTSFSLLIYK
- a CDS encoding efflux RND transporter periplasmic adaptor subunit; protein product: MQKNKIVQLLRYIITFSVVTIAIVLGMKLWQNYVDSPWTRDGRVRADITLIAPDVSGMISKVYVKDNQYVKKDDKLFEIDKKRFEANLQRAQSIVQIKKANYLMKKAEYDKRIKGDDSIIPKDVKDDAKYNLLMAKEELNEALSKLDITKLDLQRATVYAPTSGWINNLLLKKGDFIQKGQSHISMLNENSFWVYGYFEEHKLTKIKIGDKAIMNPLGTDLTIKGHVQSIATGITDRDNKIGKGLLANVNPSFTWVRLAQRIPVRIAIDEIPKGYTLRAGTTCTIEINNNF